GCAGAATCAAATCAGGGGGCGCTTCAAATGTTTTTAAAATCCTTGCTTTTGTCTGTTCTTCTCTTGACAGGCCTGACCTCGTCTGCCTGGGCCACTCCCCCTGTAAAGGCTACCGAAGATTTGTTTTTGCCAAATCTTCCCTTGCGCACCCTGCAGGCAGGCTCCAGACAGCCGGTTTATATTCAGATCAGCCCGCAAAATCACGCCCAGGTTTTAAAGCATTACCTGGCCCTCAGCCAAACCCCCGACTGGCATCTCGATTTCCCCTCAGAAACAGAAGCTCAAATCTGGATTGAAACCTTAAAAAAAACAGGAAAAACGCCCGTCTTTATCTTGAGTTTATCCCATTTAAAATCAAAACTTAATGCACACTTAACCATAGGAGCCCTGCCAGAAACAAGGGAACTCAGGGGGCAGACTATAATTACCATATATACAACGCCTTATCGTTTTGGGCGTTCAGGGAGGTAGAGCGACGTGTCATCAATCGATCATCTGCGCAATAAATTGCGCTCAAATCATCAGGATACTCAGGAACTAACGCCTGAAACCGGGGCCCATGAGGCCCCCAAAAGTTTTCGCCGCCCATCCCCTGTATTTACTGACGAACTGCCAGGCACTGCAGATTTAGATGCTTCCGTGTTTCAAGAACCCGCCTCTCCCTCCACAAACGCAGCTCCGGTCAGCGAAACCCAGCCCAAAAAAGCCAATCCTCTGCTCGAAAAACTGAAACAACTTGAAGTCAACCGCAAAATGCTGATCATCGCGCTCGGTGTGGCGGGTTTAGCTACTCTTCTGTCCATGAGTTATATCAAAGGCATTGCAGAACCTCTGAGAGGGCAATCCAAATTGATCAAGGTCGTGACCCTGGTCAAAGATGTTCCGGCCCGCACCCCCCTCAAAGAAGACATGGTGCAAATCAAAGAAATTCCTGCCGCCTATGTACCTGAAGGAGCGACGCGCGTAGAGCCAGGCAAAACGCCTGTTGTTTTGGGAATGCTCACCGTGACCGCTCTGTATAAGGGTGAAATGCTGATGAAAGAACGCATGTCAGACCCCAATGCCGCTACAGGTCTGGCGACACAAATTCCCGAAGGGCACCGGGCGATTACCGTACGCACCGACAATGCCTATTTAATGAAGCCCGGCGATTATGTTGACGTCATTGCCGCCATCAAAGATCTGAATCCCGTGCGCCGTGGAAAAATCATCTCGATTCCCGTACTCCAACGCGCCAAGATTCTGGCGGTGGGCAATCAATTTACAAGCGAAGCCGGTAATAGCGGCAACAGCAACAGCATGCCGCGTGAAATCACGGTGGCTGTTCCCGATGAGCGAGTCAATCTGATGAGTATTCTCGAGCAAAGCAATGGCAAGTTCAATGTGATTCAGCGCGCAGCGGGTGATCAACATATTCAGACCGAGCTGTATACAATTCAGGAAATTGAAGATGCGCTTCAGGGCAAATTTGAATCGACGCCAACCGCCGATACCACCACCCCAACCAAAGAAGTAAAGCCAGCCGCTAAAACAACCAAAGAAGAAGATCCGACGGAAGAAGATATTTCCAAACTGGTCGATCTCTCTGGAGGAGCACCCGCAGCCCCTGCGGCGCCGGCTTACCGCGCCCCAGCCTACCGTGCGCCCGTTTACAGAGCTCCTGTCCGCCAGGCTCCCCGCCGTCCCGCTGCGGCCCCAGCCCAACGGCCCGCAGCAGCACCGGCACGTGCCCCCGTCCGTCCCTACCGTGCACCCACTGTAATTCAGGGGGGCGTTCAAACCCAGGGTGGAGAATAAATCTTCACAAGGCTCAAAATAAAAAAGCCCCGCTGCATAGCGGGGCTTGAGCTTTTTGGCGGCTCGGTTCAAGGGTTACGCATTTAGTATGCAATAAAATAAATCCAGGTACAGCGACGAAGCCAACACCCAGAGTGAGAGCTTGGTCACATTGCCCCTCTCTGAAAAGGGGTAAAAATAAGGGTGGGAACCTCTATTTAGCAATCTTTAACAAGCAAGAGAAAACGCTCTCACCATCACCGTCTAAGTAGGCTAGAGAAATCCCCAAAAACCTGTGCTAAAATGAAAACTGTCTGTTTTGGGACTGAAAATTCGCCATTGATCAAAAAGGAAACCTTCATGAGCAAACGAGCTGGAAAATCTGGTGCTGTATTATTATTGTCTGGAATCGTCGGATTAATGACCAGTTGTGGACCGGCCCCGGCCCCCACCGTGAATGTCAAACCCATCCCTACTACGGTTCCACCGAGTATTGCCCAGACGCCTTTACCTGGCTCCAGCCTGTTGCCCATTCCCAGTCTTCCAGGTCAGACCCCCACTCCGGGTTCTTCGGGTACCCCAGGAACGCCCATTGCCACTCCCACCCCCATTCCAGGCCCAGGCCAATTGGCGATCAGTTCATCGACCTTGCCCACCGCAGCCTTAAATTTCACCTATAACGCCGCGTTAACAGCCGTAGGCGGCAGCGGTTCCTACCGTTGGAACCTGGCCTCAGGAACCTTGCCCAATGGCCTAATCCTTGATCAGGCAACCGGTCAAATTTTTGGAAAACCCACTCAAACAGGTACCTTCAGCTTCGAAGTTCAGGCAATTGACACCGCAGCCAACGCCGCACGCCGCAGTATGTTTATCCTGGTTTCAGACACCAATAGCGGTGTCAATTCTGTCGGCGTACTGACCACCAGTCTGGTCAGCGGCACGGTCGATCGGCGCTATTCACAAACCTTGAATGTGGGCGGCGGTGTTGCCCCCTATTCCTGGAGTATCAGCAGCGGCGCTCTGCCTGACGGGCTCGAAATCAACCCCACCACTGGTGAAATCAGCGGAACCCCCAAACTGCAGGGCGAAGAAACCTTTACCATCAAAGTCATCGATGCCCGTGGGCAAGCAGCGACCAAAACCCTGAGTATAACCATTAACCGTACCGATTCCAATATCGCCATTCTGACCGATACGCTCCCGATCGGGATCCTCAATAAAGCCTATGTGCGCACAGGTTGTGGCACAGCTTTTTCAGGTCAACTGGCTGCCACAGGTGGTAACAATACCTATACCTGGCAAGTCAGCAGCGGCACCCTGCCCACCGGCTTAACCCTGGCCAGCAATGGAGCCCTGACCGGCACCCCCACAGCCACAGGCGCCTCAACCTTCACCGTACAGGTTTCGGATACCGATAACAACCGCACCAGCAAGGTTTTTACCGTCGAAATCCGAGATATTCTGGTTCACCGCTTCTCTCCCAATGCAGGTGGAGAAGGTTTGCGAATTGTGGTAGAAGGTGAAAACTTTGGCAGCAATGCCGACAATTACAATGTGGAATTTGGAGGCGTCAATCAGGCCACCATTGCAGCCAAAGACACCACCACAGACCCAAATTGTCATAAATTGACACTCGCCATTCCTGCAGGAGCCAAAACCGGTATGTTGCTGGTAAAAAATACCACCACAGGCAAAAACGGCTCAAGCACCATTCCTTTTCTTGCCACAGACGTGGTCATTAACGAAGTCTTCACCAATCCTGACAGCAGCGGCAATCAATTCGTTGAGCTGCTCAACAAAGGCACCAGCTCAGCCAGCATTGCCGGATGGCATCTGCGCTATACCGATAAAAATGGCACGCTTGCAGACTTCACCATTCCCGCAGAAACACCTCCCTTGGCCCCTGATGCTGTGACTGTCATCAATATCAACAAAGCAGGTGGCAGCTCAGCGACCAATCTGTATACAGGCACAGGCCTTGCAGAAATGCGCTTTGACCCCACCAATGCCACGGCAAGCAGTGCACTCACTCAGATTGCCCTCTGTACAGATTCAGCTTGCACAGTCACCGCAACCGATACCAATTACCGTGATTATCTCCAGTTTGGCCCCAACGCAGCCACCGATGGCGGCGCACTTGAAAACAATGCGGTCACCTCAGGTATTTGGACAGATAACGCAACCCTCGATGTCACCACCCTAAAAGGGGTTTTGGATACCGCCAATATCAACAATACCAATGCCCACAACGGTACCAATGATGGCACAACAAACCAAGGCCTGTTGCTTTCTGCAGCAGATGCCGCTAAATTTGCAGTCAATGATGTGATTGTCTTTGACAACGCTGCCACAGGGGGTAAAATCACACGCCAAAAACGTACCGTGCCAGCCAAAAATGGCAATCGCGTGACCCTTGACTCTGCCCTCTTTACCTCTACCATTCAAAGCACCAATACAGGCAACGGCACGACAGGCAATGGTATTTTGGTTGACAAAACCACCGACACCTTCAGTTCCATGAGTGTGTCTGATTTCGTCAATGTCTTGGCCGGTGGCACGATCCGCACTGTAAGTGCACTTCCCGCTGGCCCCAAAATTGAATTGGACAATACCATCAATACCTTTGTCGATGCCAACAATACCAGTGATGGCTTGCTCGCCAATGGCGGTTTATTGGTTAAGGCCGGTACATCAGCCACCTTCCCAGCATCCTCTGTCGTCACCATTACCGTAGGTCAAGGCACTACCGCATTTACGGTAAACCGCAATGTGGTCAGTCTGCCTGATGCCAACCATGTGGTGATTGACCAGGCGCTGGCAACCGCTCCTGTTTCTGCAGCCAATACAGGGGATGGCACCTTTGGAAACGGCATTGATGTCACCTCAGCCACCAATTTCTTAACGGGTCGCAAGGTCTTTATCAATGGTCAAACACGTGTTGTCAGCATCAACTCAACACAATCTACCAATAAGTTTGAGCTCAAAGATACTTTGGGCAATTATCAGCCGATTGCCAGCATGAGCATCGCAACCAATAATACAGGAACAGGTGCTTCTGGCAGTGAAATTTCTGTAGCTGCCACAACAGGCTTCAGCATTGGCAGCAAAGTGCGCATCAATGGCCAGATACGCACGATTGCAGGCATGATTCCTGGCCCCAAACTGCAATTGGATCAACCATTGTCAATGGTCATCAGCAATGCCTTGGGAGATGGAAGCACGGGCAATGGCGTCACGGTATCTTCCACCCAAGGTTTTGCCAGCACCAACAATATCCTGATTGCAGGTCAGACCAAAACGATTACGGTGGTGGGCAGCACCCTCGAGTTCGCCCCGATCAGCTTCACCCCCAATACAGACGTTGACGGAACCAGCTCAGCCCAAATCGTGCTGGATGCCACCGTCGGTGGCATTGCCAAAGTAGGAGACGGCCTGCGTATCCCCGGTAAGAACGTCGTTCGCAATATTGCAACCAAAGCAGGCAATAATGTCACCTTGAATGCGCCTTTCGTAACCACTACTTCAGGAGCAGCTGTTACCGTGGCCACCAACACACTGACTGTGGCAAGCACAACAAACTTTGCTGCGGGTGATAAAATCCGTTTTGCGGGGGGTGGAAATGGCGGTGCGATTGCAACCATTCAAAGCGTAACGCCAACCTCTATTACCTTCACTGGAAACGTCAACAATATTGCCTTGGGAGAAACCCTTAACCTCGATGTCAATGGCGTAGCACTCAACTATGTCCCCATCTCGGGAACGATTGTGATGCAAGGCAATGCCAGCAATACAGATTTCGTAGACACTTTGCATCTGGTGCCCACAAGTGGCTCCTTTACATTGGTGCCCTTTGATACAACGGCCTCAACGCCCAGTACGCAAAGCACCAATAACGACGATACCGATGGCGTACTTTCGCGGGTTCCCACCAGTGGAACCATTCTGGTCGCTCCGAAATCTGGAACCATCAGCAAATACTTCTCAATCAAGTATGACGGTTCAGGCAACGCGACGACCGACTTTACAGCCACTTCGGCCCCCACTGGCGGAACGAAGTAGTTTCAAGAGCTTAAAAAAGGGGGCTTCGGCCCCCTCTTTTTATGGGTTCAGAAAGACTTTTCCCCTGAAAACAGCCGCTTAAGCTTGCTCCAGGCGATCCGCCAAATGGCTGAAGCGCTTGTTCTGGCCCTGGTTTTTCACCGCCAGCGCCAGCGCCTTGCGTTGGCCCACCAGAATCAAAAGACGCCGGGCCCGCGTCATGGCGGTATAAATCAGATTGCGCTGCAGCATCAGATAATGCTGCATACTCACTGGCAAAATCACCACAGGATATTCACTGCCTTGCGATTTATGCACCGAAAGTGCGTAAGCCAAAGCCAGTTCATCGCTGTCAGAGAAATCATACTCTACAACTCCCTCAGGAAAGCGCACACGCAGAAGCTGATCTTCGGGTTCAAAATGCACCAACTCCCCCATATCGCCATTAAACACTTCACGATCATAATTATTGCGCAGTTGAATTACGCGATCTCCCAAACGCAAGGTGCGGCTCCCGCGGGTCAATTCGCTTTTCTGCGGGGTTGCAGGGTTTAAAATGGCCTGTAATTCCTGATTCAAACGATGCGCCCCGATCAGCCCTCGGTTCATCGGACAGAGCAATTGAATCTCTTCAGCACTGAAACCGGCAGCAGGCAAACGGCGCGCAACCAAATCCAAGATTTGTTCCAGCACCTCTTCAGGGGTTTCTGCAGGAATAAAAAAGCAATCTTCAGAGCGATGCGCACCTGTGGGAGGCAAGAGTTCAGGCAAATATCCCTGATTCACGCGGTGCGCGTTGCGAACAATTAAACTGGCCTGGGCCTGACGAAAAATCTGCTGCAGACAAACGGAGGGAATCACCTGAGATTGAAGCAAATGTTGCAGAACAGCTCCCGGCCCCACAGAAGGCAGTTGATCGCTGTCTCCAACCAGAATCAAATGGGCTTCTGCTGGCAAGGCCTTGAGCAGAAAATGAAAAAGAGGCAAATCAATCATACTGACTTCATCAAGAAGCAGAACATCAACCTCCAGCGGAAAATGCTCATCCCGTTTAAAGGCCTGGCGGGAAGGATCAAACTCCAATAAACGGTGAAGCGTTTTTGCGGGCCGCCCCGTCACCTCATTCAAACGCTTGGCTGCCCGCCCTGTGGGAGAAGCCAGCAATAATTTGCGATTTTGAGCCTCAAACCAGCCAATGATCGCCTTACTGACGGTTGTTTTGCCTGTTCCCGGCCCCCCTGTCAAAATAAATACCTTCTGGCTGGCCGCCTGTCGAACCGCTTCACGCTGCTCGGGAGCCAATTCCATGCCCTGCCTCTTTTCAAAGCTTTCCAGCCATTGCAGCAAAACCTGAGGATCGGGGGGTTCACTCTGGGCCAAAAGCCCCTTGAGGCGACGTGCTACACCAGCTTCGGCATGCCAAAGAGAGGCAAGATAAATGGCTGGATTATCGGGCTCACCTTCTAAAATCACCTGATCGGCCTGCCCCAACTCAGTCAAAATTTCTGGCAAAAGCCCAGGTTCAATCGCCAAAAGTTCAGCCGTATTTTCAAAAAGTTGACTGCGGGGCAAATAGAGATGCCCCTCATCTGTGGCGCGCTGCAGCGCATAAATCAGGCCTGCACGCAGTCGAAACGGGCTGTCTGGCGCATGCCCCAGCTCCTGCGCCAGTTTATCCGCAGTTTTAAAACCAATGCCCCAAATTTCTTCCGCCAAACGGTAGGGATTGGCCTGCACAATCGCAATCGCTTCATTGCCATATTTTTTGTAGATTTTCACGGCATAGGTCGTTGAAACCCCGTGCTCCTGCAGAAACACCATCACGTTCTGAATTTCGCGGTGTTCAAACCAACTGCGCACAATCATATCGCGCTTACGCGGCCCAATTAAAGACACTTCCAAAAGACGTTCTGGGGCCGTTTCAATCACGTCAATAATCTCAAGTCCGAACGCTTTCACCAGACGTTTTGCCGTAACAGGCCCCACGCCTTTGATCAAACCTGAGGCTAAATACTTTTCAAGCCCAACAGCGGTAGCCGGCATCAGTTTTTCAATTTGAAAAGCTTTAAATTGCGCCCCATGCTTGGGGTGAAGCCCCCAAATACCAAACAGGCGAACAGATTCTCCAGCATACAAAGGGGGCATATTGCCTACCACAGTGGCCAAATCCTGACTGCGCGGAACTTTCAGTTTAAAAACAGCATAGCCAGTTTCTTCAGCCTGAAAAGTGACGCGCTCAATAATGCCTTCAAGGGTTTCTTGTTTTTCCATAGTAATGCCAATGTCCCTATTTTAACCCATCTGGTGCGCTGAGAAATCCAGCCCAAGCAGCTTGTGCTAGAATGAGGCCTGTCAGTGTTTTATTTCGTTGAGGAGATCTTGTATGTCAGCCAAAACTTTACCCGAAAAAGAGCAAACCCTGCAAACGCTTTTTTCGCGTTTAAAAATTATCCGCAATCTTTCTTTGGGTGTCAGTACACTGGGAACAGGCCTGATGGTCGGCGCTATCAAAAAACCTTTGGGTGCCCCCACGATTGTTGCTGCAGCCACCCTGACAGCACTGGCACTAACTTCTGCGGCAACCGCTCAGGTTCTGCTGAGTTTGAACGAACAGCTTGAATCCATGCTGAATCAACCCAACGCACAGTAAGCAAACGCTTTAGGGCAAGCCCAAAACACTTTCCTGCACCAACCCCAAGGCAGCCAGATACTCTGCCCAGGCCTTAAACCAGGATTCCAGGGCCTCTATCTGCTCATTCACAGCATCGCCCCGGCTTTGCTCGCGTAAATTAAGCACCAAAAGCGTCGTGGCTCCCAAAGCAAAGCGTTCCTGCTCCGCAAGCTCCAGTTCCTGAGCGACCTGGACCTGCTGACGCGCCAGATTCACCCGCTGCTGGGCTGCTACAAGCGCAGTCACCACACTTTGTAACTCAACCGCAATCTTTTCATGCCAAAACCCATACTCTAATTCAAGTTGTTTCTGTTTGGCAACCAGCTCCTGCAAAAGCCCTGTGGCCTTGCGGTTTTGCACAGGCCATTCCAGCCCCAAACCAGCCTCAAGCTCCAAAGGATCACGGGTCTTGTCACTTCCGCCTAAATCCTTCGAAATCGCGAAATTCAGATCCAATTGGGGTTGCTTTTGATTCTCAGCCCAGACACGGCTCAAACGGTTTTGCTCTAGCTGCACAAGATAGCCCAAAGGTTCAGGTCGGCGCGCAAGCGCCTGGGTAAGCGGCTTCAAAAGTTGATCTGCCGCTCGGTTCTGAACCGGCGGAAAATCGGCAAAGGCTTGTGCCCCGGTAAAAACCGATGCGGTTTGCTTGCGCAAATACAAAGACAGTTCCCAGGCCATGGTTTGCTGTTTTTGGCGGGTTTCAATCAGCTTGGCCTGGCGCTT
The window above is part of the bacterium (Candidatus Blackallbacteria) CG13_big_fil_rev_8_21_14_2_50_49_14 genome. Proteins encoded here:
- the cpaB gene encoding Flp pilus assembly protein CpaB, which gives rise to MSSIDHLRNKLRSNHQDTQELTPETGAHEAPKSFRRPSPVFTDELPGTADLDASVFQEPASPSTNAAPVSETQPKKANPLLEKLKQLEVNRKMLIIALGVAGLATLLSMSYIKGIAEPLRGQSKLIKVVTLVKDVPARTPLKEDMVQIKEIPAAYVPEGATRVEPGKTPVVLGMLTVTALYKGEMLMKERMSDPNAATGLATQIPEGHRAITVRTDNAYLMKPGDYVDVIAAIKDLNPVRRGKIISIPVLQRAKILAVGNQFTSEAGNSGNSNSMPREITVAVPDERVNLMSILEQSNGKFNVIQRAAGDQHIQTELYTIQEIEDALQGKFESTPTADTTTPTKEVKPAAKTTKEEDPTEEDISKLVDLSGGAPAAPAAPAYRAPAYRAPVYRAPVRQAPRRPAAAPAQRPAAAPARAPVRPYRAPTVIQGGVQTQGGE
- a CDS encoding ATP-dependent RecD-like DNA helicase, encoding MEKQETLEGIIERVTFQAEETGYAVFKLKVPRSQDLATVVGNMPPLYAGESVRLFGIWGLHPKHGAQFKAFQIEKLMPATAVGLEKYLASGLIKGVGPVTAKRLVKAFGLEIIDVIETAPERLLEVSLIGPRKRDMIVRSWFEHREIQNVMVFLQEHGVSTTYAVKIYKKYGNEAIAIVQANPYRLAEEIWGIGFKTADKLAQELGHAPDSPFRLRAGLIYALQRATDEGHLYLPRSQLFENTAELLAIEPGLLPEILTELGQADQVILEGEPDNPAIYLASLWHAEAGVARRLKGLLAQSEPPDPQVLLQWLESFEKRQGMELAPEQREAVRQAASQKVFILTGGPGTGKTTVSKAIIGWFEAQNRKLLLASPTGRAAKRLNEVTGRPAKTLHRLLEFDPSRQAFKRDEHFPLEVDVLLLDEVSMIDLPLFHFLLKALPAEAHLILVGDSDQLPSVGPGAVLQHLLQSQVIPSVCLQQIFRQAQASLIVRNAHRVNQGYLPELLPPTGAHRSEDCFFIPAETPEEVLEQILDLVARRLPAAGFSAEEIQLLCPMNRGLIGAHRLNQELQAILNPATPQKSELTRGSRTLRLGDRVIQLRNNYDREVFNGDMGELVHFEPEDQLLRVRFPEGVVEYDFSDSDELALAYALSVHKSQGSEYPVVILPVSMQHYLMLQRNLIYTAMTRARRLLILVGQRKALALAVKNQGQNKRFSHLADRLEQA